The following is a genomic window from Ficedula albicollis isolate OC2 unplaced genomic scaffold, FicAlb1.5 N00664, whole genome shotgun sequence.
GGGGAGGGGGTCGCTCCCTCATGGGAGGTTCTGGAATCTCCAACACCCACACCCACACTGGtgagtggggggggggggcccccccccccccccccccccccccccccccccccccccccccccccccccccccccccccccccccccccccccccccccccccccccccccccccccccccccccccccccccccccccccccccccccccccccccccccccccccccccccccccccccccccccccccccccccccccccccccccccccccccccccccccccccccccccccccccccccccccccccccccccccccccccccccccccccccccccccccccccccccccccccccccccccccccccccccccccccccccccccccccccccccccccccccccccccccccccccccccccccccccccccccccccccccccccccccccccccccccccccccccccccccccccccccccccccccccccccccccccccccccccccccccccccccccccccccccccccccccccccccccccccccccccccccccccccccccccccccccccccccccccccccccccccccccccccccccccccccccccccccccccccccccccccccccccccccccccccccccccccccccccccccccccccccccccccccccccccccccccccccccccccccccccccccccccccccccccccccccccccccccccccccccccccccccccccccccccccccccccccccccccccccccccccccccccccccccccccccccccccccccccccccccccccccccccccccccttttcccactccagaccAGTTCCCATTgctcttttcccactccagaccAGTTCCCATCGCTCTTTTCGCACTCCAGACCAGTTCCCATTgctcttttcccactccagaccAGTTCCCATCGCTCTTTTCGCACTCCAGACCAGTTCCCATTgctcttttcccactccagaccAGTTCCCATCGCTCTTTTCGCACTCCAGACCAGTTCCCATTgctcttttcccactccagaccAGTTCCCATCGCTCTTTTCGCACTCCAGACCAGTTCCCATTgctcttttcccactccagaccAGTTCCCATCGCTCTTTTCGCACTCCAGACCAGTTCCCATTgctcttttcccactccagaccAGTTCCCATCGCTCTTTTCGCACTCCAGACCAGTTCCCATTgctcttttcccactccagaccAGTTCCCATCGCTCTTTTCGCACTCCAGACCAGTTCCCATTgctcttttcccactccagaccAGTTCCCATCGCTCTTTTCGCACTCCAGACCAGTTCCCATTgctcttttcccactccagaccAGTTCCCATCGctcttttcccattccagaCCAGTTCCCACTGCTCCTTGCCCACTCCAGAGCTGTGGTACTGTGGATTTCACTCACTTTGACTGGGAATTTGGGGCCACCCCTGGCCTGGACAGGggctcttttcttcttgttctgcTCGATGGCCACGGGAGCGTCCGGGAACAGCTTCTCCAGCGCGGCCAGCGCCGCGTAGGCTTTGGCCACCTTCTTGTTGGAGCCAGCACCTTGGAACTTCTGCCCGTCCACCTCCACCTGGGCAAGGGGTGGAACCACACATTGCagtggggaaaggcaggaaaagatgggagagctgcagagaatCCCAGAGCTGAATCACAGGCTGATGAGCTTTGAAAggttcctcccaacccaaatgtgttgggttgatgtggccagaaatgtgaattctgaCACCATTTGTTGTTGCCGCCGCGGCCTCGGCCCCGCATGTTGGGGGGTGGGGGCGCCTCGTTGTGCATGGGGCCGccccccatcccaaaccctgggttgtgctgctgtgggcacaaaggggaggggacacgggggtcacctggagctggggggtttgggaaatcccaaaaaaactcTCCCAAAACAGGACGGTGCTTCCCCAGAGTGAGAGCCACCCCAAAGAGGGGGAGACAAAATTTGGGCACCTCCAAATCCTGAGGTTTTACTGCAGAACCTTGTGGGGTTTGGGCTTGCAAGGGGTTTGATCTGCTCCCAATCCCAGAAAAGGATCAAAGCCCAGAGCCATGGGCTGGGGAGTCACCCCAGAGTTAGACCCCAGAGTTTTCCCACTCCAGACCAGTTCCCATCgctcttttcccactccagaccAGTTCCCATCgctcttttcccactccagaccAGTTCCCATCgctcttttcccactccagaccAGTTCCCATCgctcttttcccactccagaccAGTTCCCATCgctcttttcccactccagaccAGTTCCCATCgctcttttcccactccagaccagttcccatcccatcgCTCTTTTCGCACTCCAGACCAGTTCCCATTgctcttttcccactccagaccAGTTCCCATCGCTCTTTTCGCACTCCAGACCAGTTCCCATTgctcttttcccactccagaccAGTTCCCATCGctcttttcccattccagaCCAGTTCCCACTGCTCCTTGCCCACTCCAGAGCTGTGGTACTGTGGATTTCACTCACTTTGACTGGGAATTTGGGGCCACCCCTGGCCTGGACAGGggctcttttcttcttgttctgcTCGATGGCCACGGGAGCGTCCGGGAACAGCTTCTCCAGCGCGGCCAGCGCCGCGTAGGCTTTGGCCACCTTCTTGTTGGAGCCAGCACCTTGGAACTTCTGCCCGTCCACCTCCACCTGGGCAAGGGGTGGAACCACACATTGCagtggggaaaggcaggaaaagatgggagagctgcagagaatCCCAGAGCTGAATCACAGGCTGATGAGCTTTGAAAggttcctcccaacccaaatgtgttgggttgatgtggccagaaatgtgaattctgaCACCATttgttaaaccaggtggggcagtgattcaTCATctccctggcacacattatctgctcgtgggccagctttaaaccagctgggcaatcatctttatcttcccacagcccatcctccctccaggagatatctcctgttcccccccccccccccccccccccccccccccccccccccccccccccccccccccccccccccccccccccccccccccccccccccccccccccccccccccccccccccccccccccccccccccccccccccccccccccccccccccccccccccccccccccccccccccccccccccccccccccccccccccccccccccccccccccccccccccccccccccccccccccccccccccccccccccccccccccccccccccccccccccccccccccccccccccccccccccccccccccccccccccccccccccccccccccccccccccccccccccccccccccccccccccccccccccccccccccccccccccccccccccccccccccccccccccccccccccccccccccccccccccccccccccccccccccccccccccccccccccccccccccccccccccccccccccccccccccccccccccccccccccccccccccccccccccccccccccccccccccccccccccccccccccccccccccccccccccccccccccccccccccccccccccccccccccccactgctgccaacaccctgactgactgacgggtgtcagcttggattctgactctggcaaggcttgggattgttctttgcaatactgcatttctattttgattttcctagtaaagaactgttattcctaattcccatatctttgcctgagagccccttaatttcaaaattataataataatttggagggagggggtttacaaagagaagcttctgcctttactggcagaaaTCTGTCCTTCAACACGTGGATTTGATTGTTTAAACTCTGGGGAAGGGGATGAGCTCTCTGTGACTGGGGTggtcctgtgtcccctggtgtcccctggtgtcccctggtgtcccctgaCCTCCATGACGAAGCGTTTGTCGTGGCTCCCTCCCGTCTCTGAGATCAGCTCGTACTTGAGCCCGCGCCGCTTCTCGTTCAGCTCCATCACCGGGTTCTTGCCGTGCTTGGTCAGGATTGGTCCCTGCTGCTTCACGTTCTGGGGGCACACAAAACCTGGCTGAgtcccaaaaacccaaaaatcccacagggAGCTGAGTCCCAAAAACCCACAGGGAGCTgagtcccagtgtcccagtgacCCCAAACTCAGTGGTGCCAGTGTCCcagtgaccccaaacccagtgGTGCCAGTGTCCCAGGCCGTGTCCccaccccctgtcccctcactcacctcagggctctgctctgaagGTGGTGATGCTGCCGTGGGTGTGGTCACAGCCTCCACCACGGGCGGAGGAGCCACCACCACCGGCTTGGTCTCCGTCTCCTCGGCCGACTCGTCGCCCTTGCCGGAGTCCTTGCCCTCCACCCCGGTGGGCAAACCCatgtcctgcagcacctggggggcacagggagctcaggggcCGAGCTCTGGCACCCCACTCTCTCATCCCCATTCCcatattcccattcccattccttttcccattccccattcccattccccattcccaatccccattccccatcACCCATTCctcattccccattcccatattcccattccccattcccattcccattcccattcccattgcCCATCGCCCATTCCCCATTCctcattcctgttcccattcccatcccccattccccatccccattccaattccccattcccaatccccattccccaattcccacattcccatccccattccccattccccattcccccactcccacattcccaaattcccatcccaCTCCCACCTTCACAGCCACGTGCAGCTTGGCTGTTTTCTTGGAGGGCCCCGAGGCCTCGAAGGTGCTGCCATCGATCTCCACGGACATGGTGAAGATGGGGGCATGCACGGGCCCAGTCTGGGACACCAGTTTGTACTGGAGGCCCGGTTTGAGCTGGTTCAGCTTCATCAGCGCGTTCATGGCCTGGGGAGgctccagcttttcctctgcacGGGGcaaaaaccagcactgagacccggcagcagctccttcccagaACCAGAACTGGCTCCACACCAGTACTTCCCAGTCTGGGGCCAGTTCCAGTTGATGTTTTTTAGTTTCAGGCCAGTCCTGATGGGCATTTGCTAATTGCAGACCAGCTCCCATGGGGCTGTTCCCACTCCAGACCAATTCCCATGGGGCTGCCAGGCCAGTCCTGATGGGCATTTGCTAATTGCAGACCAGCTCCCATGGGGCTGTTCCCACTCCAGACCAATTCCCATTAGTATTTTCCAGTTGCAAATCAGTTCTGAGTGGTCTTTTCCCATCTTAGACCAGCCCTGACCAGTACTTTGTGATCTCAGACCAGTTCCATCAGGTCCTTTCTCTTTCTAGACCAGTCCCCACTGACCTTTCCCAATTCCAAACCAGTCCCCATCaacctttcccagctccagacCATTTCCCATTGATCTTTTCCAATTCCAAACCAGTCCCCACTGACCTTTCCCAATTCCAGACCAGTCCCCATTAACCCTTCCCAACTCCAGACCAGTTCTGACCTGTCTTTCCCTATTTCACACCAACTCCCACCACTCTTTCCCAATTCCAGACAAATCCTGATCTTTTCCTCAATCCCAGTTTTACAGATCCCCCAGTTTTAAGTCATTTCAGCCACCCCCCACACCCTCCACCCCCATTTCCAACCCcccaatcccccccccccccccccccccccccccccccccccccccccccccccccccccccccccccccccccccccccccccccccccccccccccccccccccccccccccccccccccccccccccccccccccccccccccccccccccccccccccccccccccccccccccccccccccccccccccccccccccccccccccccccccccccccccccccccccccccccccccccccccccccccccccccccccccccccccccccccccccccccccccccccccccccccccccccccccccccccccccccccccccccccccccccccccccccccccccccccccccccccccccccccccccccccccccccccccccccccccccccccccccccccccccccccccccccccccccccccccccccccccccccccccccccccccccccccccccccccccccccccccccccccccccccccccccccccccccccccccccccccccccccccccccccccccccccccccccccccccccccccccccccccccccccccccccccccccccccccccccccccccccccccccccccccccccccccccccccccccccccccccccccccccccccccccccccccccccccccccccccccccccccccccccccccccccccccccccccccccccccccccccccccccccccccccccccccccccccccccccccccccccccccccccgggggggggtgTGGGGTGAGTGTGGCAGTGAGTGACCACAGGGCTGAGTGACCACGGGGCTGAGTGACCACAGggctgagtgaccacagtgcTGAGTGACCACGGTACTGAGTGACACAGGACTGAGTGACCGCAGCATCGTGTGACCATGGTGCTGAGTGACCACAGCACCGAGTGACACAGCACCGAgtgacacagcactgagtgaccacagcactgagtgacCGGTGCTTCTGAATATCTTTtgcctaaaattaaaaattttaaggaCCCTAAACCTGCAAATTATACTGTATGATATTGTGTCATACATTGACTACTTTGCTCATATCTCCAGACATGACTGAGtgcccacagcactgagtgACCACAGAACCGTGTGACCATGGTGCTGAGTGACTGCAGTGCTGAGtgaccacagcactgagtgaccacagtggTGAGTGACTGCAGTGCTGAGTGCCCACAGCGCTGAGtgaccacagcactgagtgcccACAGCACCAAGTGACACAGTACTGAGTGACCACAGCACCGAGTGACACAGCGATGAGTGACCACAGcgctgagtgaccacagtgctgagtgaccacagcactgagtgaccacagcactgagtgacccccccccccccccccccccccccccccccccccccccccccccccccccccccccccccccccccccccccccccccccccccccccccccccccccccccccccccccccccccccccccccccccccccccccccccccccccccccccccccccccccccccccccccccccccccccccccccccccccccccccccccccccccccccccccccccccccccccccccccccccccccccccccccccccccccccacagcacCGAGtgaccacagcactgagtgaccacagcactgagtgcccAGCAGGGTCTAGTCTAAGTGGCCGAGGGAGCCGGGAGCGGAGCGAGCCGGGGGTCGGGAGGGGCCGCATGGAGGTCACACTATACCTGAGCACTCTGTGTGATATCTTCCCTTTGTTGTCTGTCTAGATGCCCAATAGCATC
Proteins encoded in this region:
- the ILF3 gene encoding interleukin enhancer-binding factor 3, with the protein product MRPMRIFVNDDRHVMAKHSAVYPTQEELEAVQNMVSHTERALKAVSDWIDEQEKVSGEQPETESMETAADEEGKEGGDQKATEQLTRTLRGVMRVGLVAKGLLLKGDLDLELVLLCKDKPTAKLLEKVADNLGVQLAAITEDKYEIIQSVADAAIVIKNTKEPPLSLTIHLTSPVVREELEKQLAGETLSVTDSPDVLDRQKCLAALASLRHAKWFQARANGLKSCVIVIRVLRDLCTRVPTWAPLRGWPLELLCEKSIGTANRPMGAGEALRRVLECLASGIVMPDGSGIYDPCEKEATDAIGHLDRQQREDITQSAQQMPIRTGLAAPWELVWSGNSPMGAGLQLANAHQDWPETKKHQLELAPDWEVLVWSQFWFWEGAAAGSQCWFLPRAEEKLEPPQAMNALMKLNQLKPGLQYKLVSQTGPVHAPIFTMSVEIDGSTFEASGPSKKTAKLHVAVKVLQDMGLPTGVEGKDSGKGDESAEETETKPVVVAPPPVVEAVTTPTAASPPSEQSPENVKQQGPILTKHGKNPVMELNEKRRGLKYELISETGGSHDKRFVMEVEVDGQKFQGAGSNKKVAKAYAALAALEKLFPDAPVAIEQNKKKRAPVQARGGPKFPVKQHNPGFGMGGGPMHNEAPPPPNMRGRGRGGNNKCSPIFSCLSPLQCVVPPLAQVEVDGQKFQGAGSNKKVAKAYAALAALEKLFPDAPVAIEQNKKKRAPVQARGGPKFPVK